From Actinomycetota bacterium:
GGGCCGAGGTTGGCGCCAGCCGGCCCCAGCTCCCGGTCGACGCCACGCCCTACCCAGGGAGCACCCGAACCACCCCGCCCGGCAGCTTGTCGCACCAGTGGGTGTAGCGGCGGTAGGCCGGTGGGATCACGCGGCTGCGGTCGGCGTAGGCGAGCAACGTGCTGTCCCACATGGGCAGCAGCCTGGGGGGTTGCGGGGGTGTCCTCGGGCGGGAGGGGCGACCCGGGCGCGTCGAACAGCTCGGAGCCGTCCGGGCCCTCCAGCTGCTCCACGTCGGCGGCCAGCGTGACCAGGGCGTCGCGAACCACCGGCCTTCTGAGCAGGGTGAACTGGGCGACGTCGTGGACCGAGGTCTTGGGCGTCGGCGATCACCCTGGCCGCGTCGGCCGCTCGATCCCGAGCACGATCGCGACCACGGCCAGCAGCACGCCGATGGCCAGGGTGCCGAGCGTGTCGGACAGCGGGTCGCTGGTGAGCGCGGCCAGCCCGACCCCCACGAAGGCCATGCTCGCCCAGCTCGGCGGCCGAGTCCTCCAGCAGCACCACGGCGAGCTCGGGTTGCTTGGTCCGGATGAACGACCGCCAGCTCTGGTCGCCCCGCAGAGGTCCGAGGACGCCCCGGTGACCAGGAAGCCGACGAACTTGGCGACGGCGATGCCCAGGTTGGCGAGGAGGGCGGCGACGGCCGCGGTGACGCCGGCACCCGAACCGGAGCCCGCCGCGGGTGCCGCCTTCCCTGCCCATCCGTCCTTCCTCCCTTTCCACGAACCAGACCAAGCCGGCGTTACCCGGGTTGGGAATCGGGGTACACACCTGCTGGCTATTCTTGGCAAGTTCCCTGGGAGCGTCGATGGGTTCGCAGTCCGAGCAGTCGGAGCAGCTCCGTCGCCCAGCCGGCCGACCGGGACCACTGAACACCACGGACGAGACAGCCCGATGCCCGCACTGCCAGGCGTCGGTGCAGAACGACCAGTCCGAGTGGAACCAGGTCATGCGCGACGAGACCGAGCTGCAGTCGGTCGACCGCCACTTCAACGAGCTGCTCCAGGAGCTCCGCGTCGCCCAGACGGGCGTCCAGATCCTGTTCGCGTTCCTCCTGGGGCTGGCCTTCACCCCCCGCTTCCCCGACCTCACCGGCGAGCAGCAGACCATCTACCTGGTCACCCTCGTCCTGTCGGCGATCTCGGCGGCGCTGCTGATCGGCCCGGTCGGCTACCACCGCACCGTCTTCCGCCAGCGGCTGCGGCCCCAGCTGGTCAAGACGGGCCACCGCTATGCGATCGCCGGTCTGGTCCTGCTGCTGCTCGCGCTGGTCGGGGCGGTGCAGCTGGCGGCCAGCTTCGTGCTCGGGGGGTGGGCGTCGATCCTGGCCGCCGCCCTGGCCGGCCTGTTCGCCACCTTGTGGTTCGTGATCCCCCTGTTCCACCGGCGCCGGCACCAGCGCCGGCCGGACGCCCAGGACGCCGACCTGCCCGCCACTGGTTGAGGCGTCCCGCACACTGATCGC
This genomic window contains:
- a CDS encoding DUF6328 family protein, producing the protein MRDETELQSVDRHFNELLQELRVAQTGVQILFAFLLGLAFTPRFPDLTGEQQTIYLVTLVLSAISAALLIGPVGYHRTVFRQRLRPQLVKTGHRYAIAGLVLLLLALVGAVQLAASFVLGGWASILAAALAGLFATLWFVIPLFHRRRHQRRPDAQDADLPATG